A genomic window from Ascaphus truei isolate aAscTru1 chromosome 1, aAscTru1.hap1, whole genome shotgun sequence includes:
- the LOC142492325 gene encoding perilipin-2-like, producing MTAVVEQQQNVVARLVNLPLVSSTYNMVSSAYVNTKDNHPYLKSVCDVAEKSVKTITSVAITSAIPIIQKLEPQIAFANNYACMGLDKIEEKLPILYQPTDKVISNASDAVAGAKDTVMHSITGVVDKTKGAVHGSVEMTKAVVNGGINTVLGSSVVQIVSSGVDTALTKSETLLDQYLPLTEEELDATNVEGFEVGTEKPNYYIRLGSLSSKLRKRAYQQTLTRVKDVKCRSEEAISQLHHTVDLIEYARKNIHSANQKMHNAQEKLYNSWVEWKKSTGQSATDEAQSAEHIESRTLAIAQNVSQLLQTTCLSLVSSMQGLPQNIQDKAHSIGTMAGDVYQNFHSASSFREVSDGLLTTSRGQLQKMKASLDDVMDYLVHNTPLNWMVGPFYPQLAGSPHGVHKCEGAETTSQED from the exons ATGACTGCAGTAGTTGAGCAACAGCAG AATGTGGTGGCCAGGTTGGTTAACCTGCCATTGGTGAGCTCCACCTACAATATGGTGTCTTCTGCTTATGTCAACACCAAAGACAACCATCCTTACTTAAAATCTGTATGTGATGTGGCAGAGAAGAGCGTGAAGACCATCACTTCAGTGGCCATCACCAGTGCTATTCCCATCATACAGAAACTGGAGCCTCAAA TTGCTTTTGCCAACAACTATGCTTGCATGGGGCTGGATAAAATTGAAGAAAAGCTGCCTATTCTGTATCAACCTACTGATAAG GTGATCTCCAATGCATCTGATGCAGTGGCTGGTGCCAAAGACACAGTGATGCACAGCATTACAGGGGTAGTTGATAAAACAAAAGGTGCTGTCCATGGAAGTGTGGAAATGACAAAGGCTGTTGTGAATGGCGGCATTAACACCGTCCTGGGAAGCAGTGTTGTGCAGATTGTGAGCAGCGGAGTTGATACTGCGCTGACCAAGTCTGAGACTCTGTTGGATCAATACCTGCCGCTGACTGAGGAAGAATTGG ATGCCACAAATGTTGAAGGGTTTGAAGTGGGAACAGAGAAGCCCAACTACTACATCCGATTGGGGTCACTCTCTTCAAAACTTCGCAAGCGTGCCTACCAGCAAACGCTGACTCGGGTCAAGGATGTCAAATGCAGAAGTGAGGAAGCCATTTCTCAGCTACATCATACAGTTGACCTG ATAGAGTATGCAAGGAAGAACATACACAGCGCCAACCAGAAGATGCACAATGCCCAAGAGAAACTCTACAACTCATGGGTGGAGTGGAAGAAAAGCACAGGACAGTCTGCTACTGATGAGGCTCAAAGTGCTGAG CACATTGAATCTCGCACACTAGCAATTGCCCAGAACGTGTCTCAGCTGCTTCAGACCACATGTCTCTCTCTGGTATCCAGCATGCAAGGCTTGCCTCAGAACATCCAAGACAAAGCTCATAGTATTGGTACCATGGCTGGAGACGTTTACCAAAACTTCCACTCTGCCTCCTCCTTCAGAGAAGTGTCTGACGGCCTCCTGACCACCAGCAGAGGACAGCTCCAAAAAATGAAGGCTTCTCTGGATGATGTCATGGATTATCTTGTCCACAACACACCACTAAACTGGATGGTTGGTCCATTTTACCCCCAGTTGGCTGGGTCTCCGCATGGGGTGCACAAATGTGAAGGGGCAGAGACAACCAGCCAGGAAGACTGA